One bacterium genomic window, ACGAAGTTTTCGCACCCCTTGTGTATTGGGGATTACTTTTCCTAAATCAGGGTAAATTAACAACACCTCAATTGCTCCTTCCAAATCAAACCGAATGCGCTGATATTTCTTTTCCAGATGGTGAAGACTACGCTTAAATGGTTTTGAAAATCGAATCTCAAATCTCATAAAGCTCTTTTCTCCAATTTGAAGATGGCTTACTATCTTCTTTTTCAACAGAATTTAAAAGCCTTTGGAATGCCTTAGAGGTTGCTAATAAAACATCCTCTGGCTCTTGCTCTTTTTCAAGAAGATTATCTACGAGCGTCTTTAAGCATTTGAAAACCTTTACATCTACAACAAAAGCTTTAGGCAAACCCTTCTCCAAAATAAGGGGAAATTCTCTTTCTAGTGGATTTGTTACTTCAACGCTTCTAATTCCCATTATAAACTCACCTCCTAGTTAAAATTAGGATATATTTTATCATTCTATTTCAATCAAAATAATCCATTTATTGATATAAATTGCCTCATTGTAGGTTCCAGCAGCAACAATAATCCTATCGCCCGGGCCTGCCGCATCTATTGCAGATTGAATTGAGCCTCCCGGATTAACATACAAATCCGCCGCCTTTGCCTCAAAGCCCCAAATTAGCCCCAAAACTACCACACTCAAAATTTTCTTCATCTTCTTCCTCGTTTATTTAATCCCTTTTTTGTATTTTCTCATACAAACCATTACTAATCC contains:
- a CDS encoding type II toxin-antitoxin system RelE/ParE family toxin; the encoded protein is MRFEIRFSKPFKRSLHHLEKKYQRIRFDLEGAIEVLLIYPDLGKVIPNTQGVRKLRVKSSDMAKGKRGGFRLLYLLDKEKSCITLLFVYDKPEKKDISPKEIERIIEEALKE